A single Microbacterium protaetiae DNA region contains:
- a CDS encoding S8 family peptidase: MAVQGSGDEPVERASGGASWQERENNIRPLGAVLQPPAGEGDDHFYPTVYIPDRLLVAADRDAAEVARSLNAAFERAGWRFEPIPVVTIDRRASHSDVDLASATRLQIMGEGAAAGSNPDGWAILDAARRAGVDLEGVGLDHLLTVAPVGMNPFMSTNPYGSTNPYGSTNPYTSTNPYTSTSPYGSTNPAAAGLGGYALPGFGGRQVISWIGEAPARDRERTRRRPVVMIVDTGCAPHPWFDGGVVDTHVTLDGEPIGIADPATTPDLHPDLVGPLDGEIDPVSGHGTFLAGIVHQVCPDADILSVRIADSLGRVIESDLMKVVEQIAELVRRHARGEQGGRRIDVLNLSLGYYHEKPEDEIYSNGLRKALLKIARYGTTIVCSAGNDATDRPMFPAAFPKGEHGAPLLAVGAKNPSGKSVALFSNTAPWVDVYACGVSVLSTFPSFDGGAQAVTRRDAHGERRESLDPDDFTGGFAVWSGTSFAAPLISGRIAAHFNGWDDDADAAARIARAAEVVEKLQAE; encoded by the coding sequence ATGGCGGTGCAGGGAAGCGGCGACGAACCGGTTGAGCGGGCGTCGGGCGGAGCGAGCTGGCAGGAGCGCGAGAACAACATCCGCCCGCTTGGGGCGGTTCTGCAGCCGCCCGCGGGGGAGGGAGACGATCACTTCTACCCGACGGTGTACATTCCCGATCGCCTTCTTGTGGCTGCAGACCGGGATGCCGCAGAGGTGGCGCGATCGCTCAACGCTGCATTCGAGCGTGCGGGGTGGAGATTCGAACCTATTCCTGTCGTGACGATCGATCGCCGCGCGTCGCACAGCGACGTCGACCTGGCTTCTGCCACACGCCTGCAGATCATGGGTGAAGGCGCCGCGGCGGGTTCGAACCCCGACGGGTGGGCCATCCTAGACGCCGCACGTCGCGCCGGCGTCGATCTCGAGGGCGTGGGTCTCGACCACCTGCTAACAGTGGCGCCGGTCGGAATGAACCCGTTCATGTCCACCAACCCATACGGGTCGACAAATCCGTATGGGTCGACCAATCCCTACACCTCAACGAATCCGTACACATCGACGAGCCCGTATGGATCGACTAATCCCGCGGCCGCCGGTCTCGGTGGGTACGCCCTGCCCGGCTTCGGCGGTCGACAGGTCATCTCGTGGATCGGCGAGGCGCCGGCGCGCGACCGTGAACGCACGAGGCGTCGTCCCGTGGTGATGATCGTCGACACGGGCTGTGCACCGCACCCATGGTTCGACGGCGGTGTGGTCGACACACACGTGACGCTCGACGGAGAGCCGATCGGCATCGCCGACCCGGCCACGACGCCCGATCTGCACCCCGACCTCGTGGGACCTCTCGACGGCGAGATCGACCCGGTCTCGGGCCACGGCACCTTCCTGGCAGGCATCGTGCACCAGGTGTGCCCGGATGCCGACATCCTCTCCGTGCGTATCGCCGACAGTCTGGGACGGGTCATCGAGTCCGACCTGATGAAGGTGGTCGAGCAGATCGCGGAGCTGGTGCGCCGTCACGCCCGTGGTGAACAGGGCGGCCGTCGCATCGACGTGCTCAACCTGTCGCTGGGTTATTACCACGAGAAGCCCGAGGACGAGATCTACAGCAACGGGCTGCGTAAGGCGCTGCTGAAGATCGCGCGGTACGGCACGACGATCGTGTGCAGTGCCGGCAACGATGCGACCGATCGGCCGATGTTCCCGGCCGCATTCCCGAAGGGAGAGCACGGCGCGCCGCTTCTCGCAGTGGGGGCGAAGAACCCGAGCGGCAAGAGTGTTGCGCTGTTCAGCAATACCGCGCCGTGGGTCGACGTGTATGCGTGTGGGGTTTCGGTGCTTTCGACATTCCCGAGCTTCGACGGGGGAGCGCAGGCGGTCACGCGCCGTGATGCGCACGGCGAGCGTCGCGAGTCACTCGACCCCGACGATTTCACGGGGGGCTTCGCCGTGTGGAGCGGAACCTCGTTCGCCGCCCCGCTGATCTCCGGGAGGATCGCGGCGCACTTCAACGGATGGGACGACGACGCGGATGCCGCGGCCCGCATCGCCCGCGCGGCCGAGGTGGTCGAGAAGCTGCAGGCCGAGTAG
- a CDS encoding LysR substrate-binding domain-containing protein, translating into MAKPPVKKAAPKPNPKPKPKPSPKPNPNPSPSPAPAPTPVGPFRLGAVPGATPGKWIGVWQERMPRTPLELVPIDVATQRAALSDVDAALVRLPLDSDGLHVITLYDEVPVVVMSTDSDLTAADELEASDLAGEVLITPADDVLSFAASGTVTPSFERPETTEDAVATVAAGVGVVVVPMSLARLHHRKDVTYRPLQGGPVSTVALAWDAERTTELVDIFVGIVRGRTANSSR; encoded by the coding sequence GTGGCGAAACCCCCGGTCAAGAAGGCCGCGCCCAAGCCCAACCCCAAGCCCAAGCCCAAGCCGTCTCCCAAGCCCAACCCCAACCCCTCGCCCTCGCCCGCACCGGCGCCCACGCCTGTCGGCCCGTTCCGCCTCGGTGCCGTGCCGGGAGCGACACCTGGCAAGTGGATCGGTGTGTGGCAGGAAAGGATGCCGCGCACACCGCTCGAGCTCGTGCCCATCGACGTCGCGACCCAGCGCGCTGCCCTGTCCGACGTCGACGCGGCGCTCGTGCGCCTTCCCCTCGACAGCGACGGCCTGCACGTGATCACGCTCTACGACGAGGTACCGGTCGTGGTCATGTCGACGGACTCCGACCTGACCGCCGCCGACGAGCTCGAGGCATCCGATCTCGCCGGCGAAGTGCTGATCACCCCCGCTGACGACGTGCTCTCTTTCGCGGCATCCGGGACCGTCACGCCGTCCTTCGAGAGGCCCGAGACGACAGAGGATGCCGTGGCCACCGTCGCCGCGGGCGTCGGCGTGGTCGTCGTGCCCATGTCGCTGGCGCGGCTGCACCACCGCAAGGACGTCACCTATCGCCCCCTGCAGGGCGGACCGGTCTCGACGGTCGCTCTCGCCTGGGACGCCGAGCGCACCACCGAGCTGGTCGACATCTTCGTCGGGATCGTGCGCGGCCGCACCGCGAACTCGTCGCGCTGA
- a CDS encoding FtsX-like permease family protein, producing MPNAAAAASIPRRIGSLRRVLTLTALLARPTRQGRAALVLPVVAFAVTTALLLTVVGGTRMFLTDPRATGEGLYGQLGVLALILLAVPVATLGAAAARLSSRRRNDRLATLRLLGASSAEVSAMTVLEAGATAFVGALAGVAVYALVLPVVGLLPFFGGPIGVAAVWTGWGIVALTVGALTVLATVSAAVGLRRVRLTPLGVRQRTDAAPRRVLVIVIATIALGVVVFVVANLSALGQLLGPAIAIGVLLALFGVAMLIINLIGAPIVAARGRAMARRSRTAAHLIAGRELAAHASTAWRRVSAIAMISFIAVIGGVGVAMAGLAGSGSDATLFADVRTGVLVTLAAGFLLLACSVGVTQAASVLEDRALIVGLDRLGMPERQLRRARRLTVLVPLRWAALGGAAVGVALSVPVVGVALIVAPASLAVVAVTFVLGFGLVLAALAAVRPLLTAVRREA from the coding sequence GTGCCGAATGCTGCAGCCGCGGCATCCATTCCTCGCCGCATCGGATCGCTGCGGCGTGTGCTCACGCTCACGGCTCTGCTCGCGCGCCCCACGCGCCAAGGGCGGGCGGCGCTCGTGCTTCCCGTCGTCGCGTTCGCGGTGACCACGGCGCTGCTGCTGACGGTGGTCGGCGGCACGCGGATGTTCCTCACCGACCCGCGCGCGACAGGCGAAGGACTGTACGGCCAGCTCGGCGTTCTCGCGCTGATCCTGCTGGCGGTGCCGGTGGCAACGCTCGGTGCCGCCGCCGCGCGCCTGTCCAGTCGCCGGCGCAACGACCGCCTTGCGACGCTGCGGCTGCTCGGAGCCTCGAGCGCCGAAGTCTCGGCCATGACCGTGCTCGAGGCCGGCGCGACGGCCTTCGTCGGCGCGCTCGCCGGCGTCGCGGTGTATGCGCTCGTGCTTCCCGTGGTCGGGCTGCTTCCGTTCTTCGGCGGACCGATCGGTGTGGCCGCGGTGTGGACCGGGTGGGGCATCGTCGCCCTCACCGTGGGGGCGCTGACCGTGCTGGCGACCGTCAGCGCCGCGGTCGGACTGCGTCGCGTGCGCCTGACACCGCTCGGGGTGCGTCAACGCACGGATGCCGCGCCCCGGCGCGTGCTCGTCATCGTCATCGCTACGATCGCCTTGGGCGTCGTGGTCTTCGTCGTCGCCAACCTGAGCGCGCTTGGGCAGCTGCTGGGCCCTGCCATCGCGATCGGTGTGCTGCTGGCGCTGTTCGGGGTCGCGATGCTGATCATCAACCTGATCGGAGCGCCCATCGTGGCCGCGCGCGGGCGTGCGATGGCCCGTCGTTCTCGCACGGCCGCCCACCTGATCGCGGGGCGTGAACTCGCCGCGCACGCATCGACCGCGTGGCGCCGTGTCTCGGCCATCGCGATGATCTCGTTCATCGCGGTGATCGGCGGCGTCGGCGTCGCAATGGCCGGGCTCGCGGGGTCGGGATCAGATGCCACCCTGTTCGCCGACGTGCGCACCGGCGTGCTGGTCACCCTTGCTGCGGGATTTCTGCTGCTGGCCTGCTCGGTCGGGGTCACCCAGGCGGCCTCGGTGCTCGAAGACCGCGCTCTGATCGTCGGGCTCGACAGGCTCGGGATGCCGGAGCGACAGCTGCGCCGCGCCCGGCGCCTCACCGTGCTGGTGCCGCTGCGCTGGGCCGCTCTGGGCGGAGCCGCGGTGGGTGTGGCGCTGAGCGTACCGGTCGTCGGGGTTGCGCTGATCGTCGCGCCCGCGTCGCTCGCCGTGGTCGCGGTGACCTTCGTGCTCGGGTTCGGCCTCGTGCTGGCGGCGCTGGCCGCCGTGCGGCCTCTGCTGACGGCGGTGCGGCGCGAAGCGTGA
- a CDS encoding siderophore-interacting protein encodes MAHTLRPQAIFPITTRQLSVLRVADVTPGMRRVTLGGAGLNAHVAANGQPVAAFRSDGFDDEFKLVLPDPVTGEFVVPTQADGTLNWPEGSFSDTRTYTVRRWNAQAGELDLDVVKHGSGPATTWAYSCRPGDTIHIAGPKMSNGHPDVGWLLIGGDETALPAIGRWLEELPAGTRAQVFIEVARPEDIQELRTDGDVTLTWLSRDGAPAGTTTLLFDALRAAPWESDDVFAWVAGETLTLTPIRRWLRNDKGLPRERVEVAGYWRRAGAAADGAGEIEPPQENAAETLHELLEIVPGVAVRVASTLGVIEAIGAAPLTGEGIAEKTDAAAPALVRLLRYLGELDIVTADAAGRWSLTPLGAELDNDDYRERLDLRSASGRSTLGITGLLEAVRTGTSAYTTTFGAPFADIVAAEDYAAASRLHTTFAMWCAAPLAESAMLSSLREVRITGPGAGDIAQTLVARHPAARVRLLVPPSQGPAARSLPFVDAARVEIERGGVLDRRTHLAEAYLLVSVLAELPDADAVHVLAEASASTTDGSVLVFEEALVAELAGEHDYEHDLELLAVHGGALRTTEQIDALAREAGLRRDAREPIGWGNALLHYVRD; translated from the coding sequence GTGGCGCACACCCTTCGTCCGCAGGCCATCTTCCCGATCACGACCCGACAGCTCAGCGTGCTGCGGGTTGCAGATGTCACGCCGGGCATGCGTCGGGTGACGCTGGGCGGTGCGGGCCTCAACGCGCACGTCGCGGCCAATGGACAGCCGGTCGCGGCGTTTCGTTCCGACGGGTTCGACGACGAGTTCAAGCTCGTCCTGCCCGATCCGGTGACCGGCGAGTTCGTCGTGCCCACGCAAGCGGATGGAACCTTGAACTGGCCAGAAGGCTCGTTCTCGGACACGCGCACCTACACGGTGCGCCGTTGGAACGCACAGGCGGGCGAGCTCGATCTCGATGTCGTCAAACACGGTTCCGGCCCGGCCACGACGTGGGCGTACAGCTGTCGACCCGGTGACACGATCCACATCGCCGGTCCGAAGATGTCCAACGGACACCCGGATGTCGGCTGGCTGCTGATCGGCGGCGACGAGACGGCGCTTCCCGCCATCGGGCGCTGGCTGGAAGAGCTTCCGGCCGGCACGCGTGCGCAGGTGTTCATCGAGGTGGCGCGCCCGGAAGACATCCAGGAACTGCGCACCGACGGCGACGTGACGCTCACCTGGCTCAGCCGCGACGGGGCGCCCGCCGGCACCACGACACTGCTGTTCGATGCGCTGCGGGCAGCGCCGTGGGAGTCAGACGACGTTTTCGCATGGGTGGCCGGTGAGACCCTCACCTTGACCCCCATCCGCCGCTGGCTGCGCAACGACAAGGGCCTTCCCCGAGAGCGAGTCGAGGTCGCCGGATACTGGCGTCGCGCGGGTGCCGCCGCCGACGGCGCGGGCGAGATCGAGCCACCCCAAGAGAACGCCGCCGAGACGTTGCATGAGCTGCTCGAGATCGTCCCCGGAGTGGCGGTGCGTGTCGCATCGACGCTCGGAGTGATCGAGGCCATCGGCGCCGCCCCGCTGACGGGCGAAGGGATCGCCGAGAAGACGGATGCCGCTGCGCCGGCGCTCGTCCGGCTTCTGCGCTATCTCGGCGAGCTGGACATCGTCACCGCCGATGCCGCAGGGCGCTGGTCGCTCACGCCACTGGGCGCCGAGCTCGACAATGACGACTACCGCGAGCGCCTTGACCTGCGGTCGGCCTCAGGACGCTCGACGCTGGGCATCACAGGGCTCCTCGAGGCTGTGCGCACCGGCACGTCGGCATACACGACCACCTTCGGGGCTCCTTTCGCCGACATCGTCGCCGCCGAGGACTATGCCGCGGCGAGCCGCCTGCACACGACGTTCGCGATGTGGTGCGCGGCGCCACTGGCAGAGTCGGCGATGCTCTCATCGCTGCGCGAGGTGCGGATCACCGGGCCGGGCGCCGGTGACATCGCGCAGACGCTGGTCGCCCGACACCCTGCGGCGCGGGTTCGTCTGCTTGTTCCACCGTCGCAGGGACCTGCCGCCCGCAGCCTGCCATTCGTCGATGCCGCACGGGTTGAGATCGAGCGGGGCGGAGTGCTCGACCGTCGCACGCACCTCGCCGAGGCGTACCTGCTCGTCAGCGTGCTCGCCGAACTTCCCGACGCCGACGCCGTCCATGTTCTGGCCGAGGCATCCGCCTCGACGACTGACGGGTCGGTTCTGGTCTTCGAAGAGGCACTGGTGGCGGAACTGGCCGGTGAGCACGACTACGAGCACGACCTTGAGCTGCTCGCCGTGCACGGCGGTGCGCTGCGCACGACAGAGCAGATCGACGCACTGGCCCGCGAAGCCGGCCTGCGCCGCGACGCACGCGAGCCGATCGGCTGGGGCAACGCCCTGCTGCATTACGTACGCGACTGA
- a CDS encoding ABC transporter ATP-binding protein — protein MTAVPASDSVIAPASTPDTRHDALLELDGVSVGYDPRVVVADASFSASPGTVTTIIGPNGSGKSTLLRAIGGLSRTQAGVIRIDGVDVAQLGVRALARRLALLPQSAVAPDGLTVADLVSRGRQPHQRWYRQWTVSDERATLEAMERMDVATIAKRPLDELSGGQRQRAWIAMCLAQDTSILVLDEPTTHLDMSHAVEILETVRRLARESGRTILTVLHDLSLAARYSDRLVVVADGAIQAIGDPVDILTPELMRDAFHFAARVFPDPFDGTPTIAPAGL, from the coding sequence ATGACCGCTGTGCCCGCATCCGATTCGGTCATCGCGCCCGCGTCGACGCCCGACACCCGGCACGACGCGCTGCTCGAGTTGGACGGCGTGAGTGTCGGTTACGACCCCCGTGTGGTGGTGGCGGATGCCTCGTTCTCGGCATCACCCGGAACTGTCACGACGATCATCGGCCCCAACGGCAGCGGAAAGTCGACGCTGCTGCGCGCGATCGGCGGCCTCAGCCGCACGCAGGCCGGCGTGATCCGGATCGACGGTGTCGATGTCGCGCAGCTCGGCGTGCGTGCGCTCGCACGACGGCTCGCGTTGTTGCCGCAGTCGGCGGTGGCCCCCGACGGGCTGACGGTCGCCGATCTCGTCTCGCGTGGTCGTCAGCCCCATCAGCGCTGGTACCGCCAGTGGACGGTCAGCGACGAGCGCGCGACCCTCGAGGCCATGGAGCGCATGGACGTGGCCACCATCGCCAAACGCCCACTCGACGAATTGTCGGGCGGGCAGCGGCAGCGAGCATGGATTGCGATGTGTCTTGCACAGGACACGTCGATTCTGGTGCTCGACGAGCCCACCACCCACCTTGACATGTCGCACGCCGTGGAGATTCTCGAGACCGTCCGGCGGTTGGCGCGGGAGTCGGGCCGCACCATCCTCACGGTGTTGCACGACCTCAGCCTCGCGGCACGGTACAGCGACCGACTCGTGGTCGTCGCCGACGGCGCCATTCAGGCCATCGGCGATCCGGTCGACATCCTCACACCCGAGCTCATGCGTGACGCGTTCCATTTCGCCGCGCGGGTCTTCCCCGACCCGTTCGACGGCACGCCCACGATCGCGCCGGCGGGACTGTGA
- a CDS encoding FecCD family ABC transporter permease — MTVDAASRRFGLARVIPGRTGLHLGPVSVLIRRRYLLALVLTVLSLALVAGVALTAGTITVAPDRVVAALFGFGDKVETLIVGRRAVRLCAGLLVGFALGASGGLTQSLTRNPLASPDILGITTGAGVFAVLAIVTPVAGFAAAALVPVAALFGGLATAAVVVGLAWRSGLEPLRLVLVGVGLTAICGAITQWLLMRSDVEWAAVATRWLAGSLASSSWSDVRLLLPVCVLGAVAIAAVARPLGALRLGSDLARSLGTGTGPTQLGILVLAVVLVSMSTAVAGPVGFVAFVAPQIAMRVFHTAGPPAFASGLCGALLVTAADLTTRWLPVELPVGILTSLVGGPVLLVLLFRYVRRTSS; from the coding sequence GTGACGGTGGATGCCGCATCTCGCCGTTTCGGGCTGGCCCGCGTCATCCCGGGCCGAACCGGGCTGCATCTCGGACCGGTGTCGGTCCTCATTCGGCGGCGCTATCTGCTGGCGCTCGTGCTCACGGTGCTCTCGCTCGCGCTGGTGGCCGGCGTCGCCCTGACCGCGGGCACGATCACCGTCGCACCGGATCGCGTCGTCGCCGCCCTGTTCGGCTTCGGCGACAAGGTGGAGACCCTCATCGTGGGTCGACGTGCGGTGCGCCTGTGCGCGGGGCTGCTCGTGGGCTTTGCCCTGGGCGCCAGCGGGGGGCTCACGCAGTCGCTCACCCGCAATCCGCTGGCCAGCCCCGACATCCTCGGCATCACCACCGGGGCTGGAGTGTTCGCCGTGCTGGCGATCGTGACCCCGGTGGCCGGGTTCGCGGCGGCCGCCCTGGTTCCGGTGGCGGCCCTGTTCGGCGGCTTGGCCACCGCCGCAGTCGTCGTCGGGCTGGCCTGGCGGTCGGGACTCGAGCCTCTCCGGCTCGTGTTGGTCGGCGTCGGACTGACCGCGATCTGCGGCGCTATCACGCAGTGGCTGCTGATGCGCTCCGATGTGGAATGGGCAGCGGTGGCCACCCGTTGGCTGGCGGGCTCGCTCGCCTCGTCATCGTGGAGTGATGTGCGCCTGCTTCTGCCCGTGTGCGTGCTGGGCGCTGTGGCGATCGCGGCGGTCGCGCGACCGTTGGGCGCGCTGCGACTGGGCTCTGACCTGGCGCGGTCGTTGGGCACGGGCACCGGCCCCACCCAACTGGGCATCCTCGTTCTGGCTGTGGTGCTCGTGTCGATGTCGACCGCGGTCGCCGGCCCCGTGGGCTTCGTCGCCTTCGTCGCTCCGCAGATAGCGATGCGTGTGTTCCACACCGCAGGTCCACCGGCATTCGCCAGCGGACTGTGCGGCGCGCTGCTGGTCACCGCGGCGGATCTGACCACTCGATGGCTGCCCGTGGAACTACCCGTCGGCATTCTGACTTCGCTCGTGGGCGGGCCGGTGCTGCTCGTCTTGTTGTTCCGTTATGTGAGGAGGACGAGCTCATGA
- a CDS encoding FecCD family ABC transporter permease, translating into MSVVKLHRAATPRLFVVLAASVILLLAAIGLSLLVGSNPIPPREVFAAIFLRDSSPEATVILTQRLPRTLLGLAVGVALGAAGALMQGHTRNPLAEPGLFGVNAGAAFGVVLLSFAFHIDSTASIVFAALLGAAGATAVVIVAAWAGRAKGTPVTLALTGASLGAVLTAATTGIVLLDKQSLDVMRFWSVGSLTGRPQDTFGLIVGMIALGLVLAFINAPGVTALGLGDDMARSLGNRVAAVRILGVVGITLLAAAGTAACGPIAFLGLVAPWAVRGFTGPRYTWLIPLAGIAGAVVMLFSDVVARIAVPQGELPVGLVIAVIGAPVLIAVVSRRKAAQL; encoded by the coding sequence GTGAGTGTCGTCAAATTGCACCGGGCCGCGACCCCGCGGCTGTTCGTCGTGCTCGCCGCGAGCGTCATCCTGCTGCTCGCGGCGATCGGTCTGAGCCTGCTGGTCGGCTCGAATCCCATTCCGCCGCGCGAGGTCTTCGCGGCGATCTTCTTGCGCGACTCGTCTCCCGAGGCGACCGTCATCCTCACCCAGCGGCTTCCCCGCACGCTGCTCGGACTCGCCGTCGGGGTGGCGCTCGGGGCGGCCGGCGCCCTCATGCAGGGCCACACCCGCAACCCTCTCGCCGAGCCGGGCCTGTTCGGCGTCAACGCCGGCGCCGCGTTCGGTGTCGTGCTGCTGTCGTTCGCCTTCCACATCGACAGCACCGCCTCGATCGTGTTCGCTGCACTCCTCGGCGCTGCCGGCGCAACCGCGGTGGTGATCGTCGCTGCCTGGGCGGGACGCGCAAAAGGCACGCCCGTCACCCTCGCCCTGACCGGCGCATCACTGGGTGCGGTTCTCACCGCCGCGACCACGGGCATCGTCCTGCTCGACAAGCAGAGTCTCGACGTCATGCGGTTCTGGTCGGTGGGCTCGCTCACCGGGCGTCCGCAAGATACCTTCGGTCTCATCGTGGGCATGATCGCGCTCGGCCTGGTGTTGGCCTTCATCAATGCGCCGGGGGTGACGGCCCTTGGGCTCGGCGACGACATGGCCCGCAGCCTGGGCAACCGCGTCGCGGCGGTGCGCATTCTTGGAGTCGTCGGCATCACCCTGCTCGCGGCGGCGGGTACCGCGGCGTGCGGTCCCATCGCATTCCTCGGTCTGGTGGCGCCGTGGGCCGTACGCGGGTTCACGGGGCCGCGCTACACCTGGCTCATTCCGCTCGCCGGGATCGCCGGCGCGGTCGTCATGCTGTTCAGTGACGTCGTCGCGCGCATCGCCGTGCCGCAGGGCGAACTGCCTGTGGGCCTGGTCATCGCCGTGATCGGCGCACCGGTGCTCATCGCCGTCGTCTCACGCAGAAAGGCAGCGCAACTGTGA
- a CDS encoding ABC transporter substrate-binding protein, whose translation MTDVKADYLYEAGELPAHPQRVLALWRTGSELADIGVVPVGTLDGEMLDTELTAQQWNAVKDVPSVGSFDGVDLEDVIALKPDLIVGMDNGGLTIDYKELGELFPVRILKIAEPTDVWDNYETLAALVGKSTDFDSGQSALDARLADIASQYGDKIGELKATAFGVMQGAVWVDTSKSLAYRRIDAAGFGYNPTYTDNPERYATELSLENLPSLADQDIIFYDTNLDGSVSADVQAVLDEPAFAQLPAVKAGHVYPLRGSVIYTFAGSNAQVDDLEAAAKDFAAS comes from the coding sequence GTGACAGATGTCAAGGCCGACTACCTCTACGAAGCCGGCGAGCTGCCGGCCCACCCGCAGCGCGTGCTCGCACTGTGGCGCACCGGGTCGGAACTTGCAGACATCGGAGTCGTGCCCGTCGGCACGCTCGACGGCGAGATGCTTGACACCGAGCTGACGGCACAGCAGTGGAACGCGGTGAAAGACGTACCGTCGGTCGGAAGCTTCGACGGCGTCGACCTCGAGGATGTCATCGCGCTCAAGCCCGACCTCATCGTCGGCATGGACAACGGTGGGCTGACGATCGACTACAAGGAACTCGGTGAGCTGTTCCCGGTGCGCATCCTGAAGATCGCTGAGCCGACCGATGTGTGGGACAACTACGAGACGCTCGCGGCGCTGGTGGGAAAGAGCACCGACTTCGACAGTGGGCAGTCCGCCCTCGACGCCCGTCTGGCCGACATCGCATCGCAGTATGGCGACAAGATCGGCGAGCTGAAGGCCACCGCCTTCGGTGTCATGCAGGGAGCGGTGTGGGTCGACACGAGCAAGTCGCTCGCGTACCGGCGTATCGACGCGGCGGGCTTCGGATACAACCCCACCTACACCGACAATCCTGAGCGCTACGCAACCGAGCTGAGCCTGGAGAACCTGCCGAGCCTGGCGGATCAGGACATCATCTTCTACGACACCAACCTTGACGGTTCGGTCTCAGCCGACGTGCAGGCTGTGCTGGATGAGCCCGCGTTCGCGCAACTGCCCGCGGTGAAGGCCGGACATGTGTATCCGCTGCGTGGGTCGGTGATCTACACGTTCGCGGGATCGAACGCCCAGGTCGACGACCTCGAGGCTGCGGCCAAGGACTTCGCCGCCAGCTGA
- a CDS encoding transferase, which produces MGKNYVDIENDQGETLRYRKHANGRGLIAHGAKVHASAVVEAGAYVEPGAQIAAGAHVGRGAWIERDAVIGQGAQIAPHAHVGPHASVGAKAKIGVRTYVGDHAYVAIGALIGDDETISDGERIATDKRGLHLAA; this is translated from the coding sequence GTGGGCAAGAACTACGTCGACATCGAGAACGACCAGGGCGAGACGCTGCGCTATCGCAAGCACGCGAACGGCCGCGGTCTGATCGCTCATGGAGCGAAGGTGCATGCCAGCGCCGTCGTGGAGGCGGGTGCCTATGTCGAACCGGGAGCCCAGATCGCGGCCGGCGCCCACGTCGGCCGCGGCGCGTGGATCGAGCGGGATGCCGTCATCGGCCAGGGCGCCCAGATCGCCCCGCACGCACACGTGGGGCCGCACGCCTCTGTCGGCGCGAAGGCCAAGATCGGTGTGCGCACGTACGTGGGCGATCACGCCTATGTCGCCATCGGCGCGCTGATCGGTGACGACGAGACCATCAGCGACGGCGAACGCATCGCCACCGACAAGCGTGGGCTGCACCTGGCCGCCTGA